In Emys orbicularis isolate rEmyOrb1 chromosome 14, rEmyOrb1.hap1, whole genome shotgun sequence, the sequence TAATTAACTTGTGCTGCCACCCAGCTCCTGCTCCAGGCCAGGCTGCCAGGCTGTTCCCCCAGGCATGGGGGGGATGGGGCCATTCtcctgggctgggcagaggggaTGAATGtacgggggcggggagggggactGGGCTGGGCAGGACGAGGCCGCCCCAGAGGCCtgctggagcctgcagcacaAACTCTTCCTGAAATCCAACCCACCACGCAGACTTTGCCCCTGCTGAAggtcggggtgggggtgtggggaagCTGCCCCATGGCCCAGCCAGCCAGAGGGAGGCTCTCACAGGGCCAGCAGACAGCCAGAGCCATGCGCTGCTCCACTctcaccctcctcttcctcctcacgcAGGTAGGGGGATCCCTCACCCCTAGGGACTGGGGGGGGTCCaacacagcgggggggggggggaaggggagtgtggACAGCAGAGCAGGCAGTGTCCAGACTCCAGGGGGAGCGCATGGGTCCCAGAGCGGGCAGGGGGAGCACAAgccctggcagggcaggcagaTTTGGGAGGCAGGTAGAGCCTgcaggccatggggggggggatggggtgggccctgggggagggagacagatTTGGGGGGCAGGTAGAGCCTGGGGGGCGTGGGGGACGGAGACAGTTTTGGGAGGCAGGTAGAGCCTGAGGGCCCTggggggtgtgggatggggcaggctcactggtgggggatggggaagaggagcaaacattggcagggcagggggcagggtgtgggctcaAGGGAAGGTGTCACAGCCCTGGGGGTCCGTCCCTCTGCCCACGGCGGCCCGACGGGGGCTGCAGCCTGTGCTCTCAGAGAAGCTGCCCATGCCCTTCCTGAGCCCCACCTGtcctggaaggggagggagcatTGGTACCCGGGGTCAGTTGCTTTGGAAGAGGCCTGTCCTGGCCCCTGGGAGCCATCGTGGTGGGCTGGGTGCTGCTGCCCACGGTCCTGGGCAGTGGACGGCcatgggtgtgtgtatgtgtgttgggaACCTGCACTGAATgggctgctgctgacggctccagccctgctctccctgctGCCATCCGGAGCAGCCTGTGCCAGGGGGCTGGACATTGCCCTGGCCTCGGTGCacgccctgccctggctcccgtGGTGTGCCAGGGGTGTCTGGTTCCAGGACAGGgctctgagccccctctccccagggcacTCCGGCCCCTCTCACGTCAGACCCTGGGCTTTCCGGCCAGTTTCCAGGAGCTGCGAAGGAGAAAGCAGCCGCCAAGGAAGCGtaggctgtggggagccccacagggagcctgccacccccagccctgcagagcagcCCTAGGGACACTAACCAGCATCTCCCTCCCACTCAGGCTGGCCCCAGCAGCAGGATGCACCGGCTAGAGCCCTGTGCTAGCTCCAGCAGCCCTGATGGGGCATTTCCATGTCTGGTCCCAGGTCGGCATCAGGAATGAACACCCTGCAACCCCCACAGACACCTAGCAACAGTCACCAGGGCAGCACCACTCCCCAGGCAACAGGCAGAACTCACCTCCCCCTTTGGCTGTTTGGGGTTCCCAATGGCTCCCTTCCTAGCAGCTGTCTCTGCCCCTGCAggacttctgcccctgccttcagGCAGCTGGGCTAACGGTCCCAAAGGCCAGCCCTGGCAAGAAGAGGCAGAAGAGAGACTGGGTCATCCCTCCAATCAAGTGCCCTGAGAATGAGAGGGGGCCCTTCCCCAAGCTGCTGGTTCAGGTATGGGAGGCCTTTGGCAGTGTGGGGGGTGGCAGCCTGGCACTAGCTGCCAGGCACGGTGTGTATGGAtgtgtggggagctgtggggaatttATACTGCCAAGTGCAGCTCCATGTATAATGTGTTATGCAATTCACCAGCATACTACTTTGCATACTATCACATATTTTGCATATATTATAAACAGCACCTTTAGCAGAATTGTGTGCTGATGGCAAAGGCGTCCGCCCATTTGACTGCTCTGGTGTAAGATGCCCTGGTTCTCCTGCAGGGTGGCCGCAAGGAGCGTCCCCTCCCCACATTAACCTGCTGACCTGCCTCACCctaatttatttgggggggggggcttcttctGGGGCAATTAGGTAGGGCCTCATTGAGGGTTTGGGATGGCAACTCTCATTCTCTCCCCCATATCCCTTTTCAGACCCTACCCTTTCTTAGTCTCCTATTCATTCTCCACCAGCCCTTACTACCCTCTGTCTGTGTGGCTTAGGCCCTGTGTACAATAGTGGTCTCTGGTACCCTCAACTCAGCTAAAGGTGGGAGATCCCAGCAGTGGGGTGGGTTGATGCCGCAGGGCTGCTATGGGCACCCCACAAGATGCTGGTGCTGCTTGGTGAAAAAGGGGCAGCGTCCAGGAATCTACACGGGGCAGAAGGTTCGAGAGGGGAGGGACTTGGGGGGAAGTGAGGCAGTGAGGAGCAGCCTGGATGTGAGCAGTTCCTTGCAGGTTCTGGACAGACGGGGAGGGGAGCAcaggctggggcaggcccagtgCTCAGAATCCCCCAGCTGACCCGTCCCGTTCTCCGGCACCAGATCAAATCCAAAAGGGACAGAGAGATCAAGGTTTTCTACAGCATCACGGGGCAGGGCGCAGACACCCCCCCTGTGGGTGTCTTCACCGTCGAAAGGGAGACGGGGTGGCTGCAGGTGACGAAGCCGCTGGACAGAGAGGACATCAGCCACTACACGGTGAGTCCCTGGGTGCTGTGGATGGAGCAGGGGCATGTTCTCAGGGGCTGATGGCCCCTGGAGCTTGGAGGTGGCTGGGAAGGGGCCAGAGGCTCCGGTGAACTGGGTCTCACTCCATTTCTTGTACCGCACGGTCCAGAGGGCagctgccctctcctccccctcacgGTCTCTTCCCCGGGCCCGGCAGAGTAAAGCCAGAGAGGAGTTGCTGACCCCAGCTGGGCGCCGCCTCCTGCTCTGTGCCCGGCCCTGGTCACTTGGTCACGTCAGCACTTGGCCCTAAGGCCCGGTTCTTTCCCTGAGGTGCTGAGAGCTGCAGCGGGAGCTGAGGGCCCCCAGCACCGGTGAGAATCGGGCCTAGAGCGCGCTGACAACTCAGCACTGGCTCGCTGCCTCAGCAGGGCCCTTCTGCTTGGAGACGCGTTCAGTGTGCGCCTCCCGTCTCCGAAAGCTTGGGTGAATGCCTTGTCACGGGCCTGTGGGTCTCTGCTGGCTGCTTTCGGAGCCATGGCTGGGTTTGGCGGGCGCTGCTGGCTGCTTGTGGCCAGGCGGCTGCAGGACTCGCAGGGTGGCTTGATGGTGCCTTACACCCTGTGCTGGCTTTGCAGCTCTTTTCCCACGCTGTGTCTGCGAATGGGCAGCCCGTGGAGGACCCCATGGAGATCATCATCACCGTGAGCGACCAGAACGACAACAAACCCCAGTTCACCCAGAGCGTCTTCACAGGCTCCATAGAAGAAGGAGCCAAGCCAGGTATGTGACACACCTGTCATGAGATGTGGCTTTGGAGGGTTCCctccaaggagagagagagacaggggctGTTTTAGTGTTGGGTTAATTTTGCTTTGAAGAATTTAAATCCCAgaaacagaggggtagccatgttagtctgaatctgtacaaagcaacagagggttctgtggcacctttaagactaacagaagtattggagcataagctttcgtgggtgaatgcccaagATCTTGCGTCTGATggagtgggcattcacccacgaaagcttatgctccaatacttctgttagtcttaaaggtgccacagaaccctctgttgcttaaatcCCAGAATAACCCAAAGGGGCTAAAATCTGCCCACTGAGCAGACGCGCCTTGTCCAGAGCGTGCTGCTCGTGTGGATGGCAGGGCTTGGAGCaggctctccctccccttccaacCCAGCAGCTCCTTCTCCCGATCCTGCAGGAGAGTCGGCACCCTGGGGTTGACCACCCGCCTCGCTACAGTACCCGCGGAGAGGATCAGTTACCTTCCCAGaaggctctggggctggcagggagcaggtgCAGATACCGCTGATGGGGATGGTATGAGAACTGGAATTGAACAGAGGAGCTAATTGGTAACAGTAAATATGGCTCCAAATTGTGCTGTCCGTTTACCTGTGAGACCTAGTCTTTGTATCGCCCCAGTGAGATCGATGGCTCTGGGCCGACGGCCCAGCCTGCGCTGCCCCAAGGCGCTTACAAGCTTATTCCCCTTCTTTGGTGACTGCAGAGAAGAATTGGCAGACGTTAGGGATGGGAAATGCCTGGTGGTTGATCTAGTCACCTTCCCCCATTCCCCTTGGTGGGCCAGGGCAGGATTGTTCCTGGCAGTACGTCCTGGAGAATCGTCTCCAATCTCATTTTGTCCTAGAACTAGAAAAATAGTGTTACTCTAAACTCGTGCCTAGGTACCTCTGTGATGCAAGTGACAGCCACAGATGCAGATGACAGTGTAAACACCTACAATGGGGTCATTACTTACTCCATCCTGCAGCAGATACCTGAACAACCCCACAGCGGGAT encodes:
- the LOC135888961 gene encoding cadherin-1-like, encoding MRCSTLTLLFLLTQAAGLTVPKASPGKKRQKRDWVIPPIKCPENERGPFPKLLVQIKSKRDREIKVFYSITGQGADTPPVGVFTVERETGWLQVTKPLDREDISHYTLFSHAVSANGQPVEDPMEIIITVSDQNDNKPQFTQSVFTGSIEEGAKPGTSVMQVTATDADDSVNTYNGVITYSILQQIPEQPHSGMFAINSENGVISVIATGLDRETAPQYRLIVQAADLQGHGFTASATAVIEVQSVETLLPCCTHQ